One Ricinus communis isolate WT05 ecotype wild-type chromosome 2, ASM1957865v1, whole genome shotgun sequence DNA segment encodes these proteins:
- the LOC107260727 gene encoding GDSL esterase/lipase EXL3-like, producing the protein MQFSMLRYSFSSCSSSILILLLLLMTNIHVRITTALTKLPPNVTIPAILVFGDSIVDTGNNNYVPTLLRCNFRPYGIDFKGGFPTGRFCDGKVPSDLIAEELGIKDTVPAYLDPTVLPEDFLTGVTFASGGSGYDPLTPVLVKAISLDDQLKYLREYIGKVKGLVGEERAQFVIANSLYLVVAGSDDIANTYYTLRARKLRYNVNSYSDLMANSASTFVQNLYNMGARRIGILSAPPIGCVPAQRTVAGGIHRECAESQNQAAILFNSKLSQLLASLNIKLPNSKIVYIDVYNTFLDIVQNPQKYGFEVANRGCCGTGMLEAAILCNRATPIICANVSNYVFWDSYHPTEKAYRVLTSQFFSENVDKFF; encoded by the exons ATGCAGTTTTCCATGTTGAGatactctttttcttcttgttcttcttctaTCTTAATATTATTGCTGCTTCTGAtgacaaatattcatgtacgGATTACAACAGCTTTGACAAAGCTACCGCCTAATGTAACAATTCCAGCAATTCTTGTATTTGGTGATTCCATCGTTGATACAGGCAACAACAATTATGTTCCGACGCTTCTCAGGTGCAACTTCCGTCCTTATGGGATAGATTTCAAAGGAGGATTTCCAACTGGAAGGTTTTGCGATGGAAAAGTGCCATCGGACCTTATAG CTGAAGAATTAGGAATCAAAGACACGGTTCCAGCTTATTTAGACCCAACAGTGCTACCTGAAGATTTCCTGACAGGAGTAACCTTCGCTTCAGGTGGCTCAGGATATGATCCTCTGACACCCGTTTTagtg AAAGCTATATCATTAGACGATCAACTAAAATACTTAAGAGAATACATAGGTAAGGTTAAAGGACTTGTTGGGGAAGAAAGAGCGCAATTCGTCATAGCCAATAGTCTGTATTTAGTGGTAGCAGGCAGCGATGATATTGCCAACACATATTACACTCTACGTGCTAGGAAACTGCGATACAATGTCAATTCCTACAGCGATCTTATGGCTAACTCAGCTTCTACTTTCGTGCAA AATTTATATAACATGGGAGCAAGAAGGATTGGTATTTTAAGTGCACCCCCAATTGGATGCGTGCCAGCGCAAAGAACTGTAGCAGGGGGAATTCACAGGGAGTGTGCAGAAAGCCAGAATCAAGCAGCAATCTTATTCAACTCCAAATTGTCTCAATTGTTGGCCTCTCTTAACATTAAATTACCTAACAGCAAGATTGTCTATATAGATGTCTACAATACTTTCCTTGATATCGTCCAAAATCCTCAAAAATATG GTTTTGAAGTTGCAAATAGAGGATGCTGTGGAACAGGGATGTTAGAGGCTGCTATCTTGTGTAATAGAGCAACTCCCATCATTTGTGCTAATGTCTCTAACTATGTATTCTGGGACAGCTATCATCCAACGGAGAAGGCTTACAGGGTACTTACCTCACAATTCTTCAGTGAGAACGTCGACAAGTTCTTCTGA